A stretch of DNA from Glycine max cultivar Williams 82 chromosome 18, Glycine_max_v4.0, whole genome shotgun sequence:
ataataataaataaaacatatggaCCTTCTTAAGTGCTTCAGCCTCTTCCAGTGCTTTTTGAGCCTCATCAACCATTCCTTGCTCACCTGtttattcaaaaaatacatATCATTAAAAAATGCTATCAAGAGTCATGATTACCATGCAGCAGTCAATTATATATCGATATTGACATTAAAACACATTTTctagaccaaaaaaaatattagacaaaaatattaaaacacaaCCAAATCAAGTCTTCCTAGAGGCTCACGTTACAAtatattagtttaaaaaaaaacatatatatatatatatatatatatatatatatatatatatatatatatatatatatatatatataagatgaaAAAGATCATATAACTGACTTACCAAGATCCTCAGCCTTCTTCAGCTTTTCATTTATCATCTCTTGTGTTCGAGCATCAGGAGCAACTACAGGAAGAGGTGCCAAAGGTGGTGGATTTGGCAGAGGTGTGGGCAAAGATGCCCTATCTTTGTTGAAGGCATCTAAAAGAAGCATAGACTGTTTGGAAATTGATAGGAAGCCAAAGGAGTTGTTAGTATCTCCTcaaaaattagataattatcTTGATGGTCTGACACATGAATTAGGGGGGAAAATACAACAGTTACAATCACACATGGACCTTCATGTTAAAGAGAGACCACTAACCTGCTTGTCCGCTCTCTTAGTTCTAAGTTCCTCTACAACCTCTAAAGCTCGAATCTTGAGATCTGACTTGCCTTCAAGATCTGCAAATTCAATTTAGACAAAGTTAAAAACCTCAACAACCAAACCTTTTACCACTCAGTAAGTTTGGCTACATGAATCAAATGATCCTATAATGTTCTATTTCACAAAAAcaggaaaaaaataacaaggatTAGGTTTTTCACCATTTAAGAGATGCtccaaacttaaaaaattagcaCCAACCATGACTTCATTCGCatcatattttcaaatacttcCATAATTCAACTCTTTTTCACTTGACCTACCAGACTTGTTAAATTGGCCAAATATTGGAATGATAAAAGATAATCAAATCATACATATTAAGTTTAGATACCAAGTCTCATATCAATTTTGGGTtaagaataaaatcaaatatcaatTAGTTGTAAATCTAATCAAGTTGAAATTTGTTCTACAGTtttcatattataaaaatttacaattaaatcatttGACTTTAAAAGAGAAGTTATCTAGGGATGGGGACTTAAATACCTATTATACAAAAGGATCCATTCAATTCCTAAAACAAAGCACACTTATCAAACATTTGCCGAATTCCACAAGTGCATACTCACAACCATGGACAAAAATTGCCATTAAAAATGTTCATATTCGACCTAAGCCAGAGGCTACAGCTCTGAGACAAAAAGTATTGACCGGTTTATGACCATAACAGTTCCAAGTAACGTATTATCCCCCACTAGCATTCTATTCTTCTCTACAGTTAAAGAAACAGAAACACCAAATCATCTAAAAGCAAAAAAGTTCACGCAGTAACAACTGTACAATACCATATTGATCAGCTTCTTTCAATTTCTCTTTGATTTGCTTCGACAACTCAAGCACCTCATCTGTCTGCAAGCAAGACAAAACAATTATCACAACTCACAAAATCACTGCCACCGGCAAACCTTCCATAGCAAGGACTCAACCAAGACTCACTTGAGTAACTTCAGAGACCGAAATCGCAATCGCAGCTTTCGCATCGTCATCCTCGAGCCGCTTTAGAGCCCTCCCTATTTTCCTGTCACACTCACCAATAAGCTTGTCTATAACATCCTCCAACTCCCTGTCATAATTATCGGTCCCCTTTGCTTTCGCCTCCTCATATCTAGAAACAGTTAAGCATTGTCCCAAATACACAATAACCATAACATAATTGCATCTAATGACATGTCATAAACAGACTGCTCTTTCTTActgtttgattttaaaattaagacaaTGTCAATGTGTCAAGGAATCTAGCTCAGTTGATTGAGTACGGTACGTGAGTTATTGTAAACTCCCTAACGATtcctatagataaaaaaaattaagacaatGAAACAACcttgtttaatttgaataaaattttaataagaaaattacacCGGCACCCTGAGAGATTTCGTCAATTTTCTCCTTATACCTTTATTTCCTATCcctttgaaaaatattacattgaCAGTTTCACACTCCTTATTCATTACACTAACCACTTAAATTATAGGGGAGTAGTGTGCAATCTCAAAAAATCACAGGGATCAGTGTAATTTACTCAATTTCGATAGAAGCTAAAGTGAAccaaattgttttgttttgattgcAATACCCTAACCCTAGAGATCTAGAAGGATACTCTTTCCGGAGCTGCAAGGAGTGGACCTTAGGGCAGGGGCCCATATCCATTTTCTGAAACGGAGACAGAGAGAAAGGgaatcaaaaaaataatgaagccCTAAACGAAGAACGAGGAGTGAGAAAACGGAAGAAAAAGGTTACCGTTAACTGGAAGAGTTCGTGAGGGCAGAGACCGACGAGGTAGAGGCGACAGACGTCGCGATCGTAGTACTTGCGATTGACTTCACGGACGTCGCCGTTACGGTTCGCTCCCATCAACACATCGAGCTGCTTCCGTATCGCATCCATGGTTGCACACCAGTGAGTTCAGTGTCTTGTGTTGTGTTTTTATCTTTGGGTTGGGTTTGTGTTGTTATTGAGTGAATGAATATTTACCCTCGAAATTATGTAATGTCAACCAGTATTAGGGTtaagacaggtttggtggtcGGTGACTTTTGCTTtgcctctatttttttatatttaaacaaaaaagaaatattgtatTTGATATTTTGATATGTATGCAtgataataagaaattaaaaatataaaattttatttgtaagtAATTTAACGTACTTATTCTGTTTCCAcccattaaataataaaataaatataaaaaatacttaaaaggaaatttaaaaataatgtaataaagcaattgtttaaaacaataaaaaatttactgaATATGTGAAGTCAAAAAGAATTTGGCCAAAAActttaaaacataaaagggaTAAAACTTTAGCCACTTGAAAATAAATAAGGGATGATAACTCAACATCTATGATTAGAGATCTCATGAACGAGATTTAATGGATAAGAACAAAtcatttgttagttttattaacacaaataaatttaatcaattataatttttttagtttcatctTATGGTGTGAGAAAAATGTTAAACATTGTATTAATAAAAAGGTTAAACTTTATAATTAAGGTTTATGTGATCGTGAGAAAGTTTAACAATATTAAAGTTTTTACGGATATTTATACCCCTTACATGTAGTGTATGATTTGTAACATACATTTGatgaaatcatatatataagtgTCAAATGAGGCTGCTCGTATAGGAATTCAAGTGACATAGGTCGTAAAATAGTGTTTTGAAGGGTTCAAGTGACACATGTCGTTAAATagtattttgtaaatatttgatttgatttacaTCAGTCAGtttaagataattaaatttgaatttaaattttgaaattattttttatgcatatcCAAGAAATTGTTAGCCCGgagaaaatttaatatatagttaaagttataattattttcaatattataaatttgatcgTCTTTATACTACATTGTAGTAATAAATGAGAATAATTTCAAATCCAAAGATCCAAGTAAGGCACCATATATGACATGTTATTGACATGTATTACTATAAAAAGATCATAAAAGTCATCATAACAACTACAAGTGGCTTATTATTAACATGCATGAAAATCAAGTAGCTTGGATCTTTGATGTGCGATTAAAGTGAGAAAGAGTGAGTATTAGAACTTAAGTGAGTTGTTATTCCAACTATAAAGAGTTATTGTCAGGAAGTTATCACTCAAGATGTTAGATCTCGAGGGTGTATATATGAAGGAAAGTGTTCATTTGACAGATTGTTATAGGTGACGATATAATTAGCTTGTTGTTTCCTGGTTAGATTCACTAGTGTCTAAGGTCCAAAAAGGATGCCCTTGTAGGAGTTACCACATGTGGTGACATAATTAGCTCATTTTTTGTATTCACTAACTTAGTGGTTTAGTTTAGGATTTAATAAGGGTGTCTTTAAAGGGGTTGTCATGGGTAGTGGCATAACCCGCTTGTTCTTTGTAATTATCATTCGCAATGGAAAATTACGAGTTACAGCTTGAGTGCTGGATGTAGGTTGGGTTGattgaactagtataaaaatcaCTAGTGCATTAT
This window harbors:
- the LOC100793888 gene encoding uncharacterized protein LOC100793888 encodes the protein MDAIRKQLDVLMGANRNGDVREVNRKYYDRDVCRLYLVGLCPHELFQLTKMDMGPCPKVHSLQLRKEYEEAKAKGTDNYDRELEDVIDKLIGECDRKIGRALKRLEDDDAKAAIAISVSEVTQTDEVLELSKQIKEKLKEADQYDLEGKSDLKIRALEVVEELRTKRADKQSMLLLDAFNKDRASLPTPLPNPPPLAPLPVVAPDARTQEMINEKLKKAEDLGEQGMVDEAQKALEEAEALKKLPARQEPVLDSSKYTAADVRITDQKLRVCDICGAFLSVYDSDRRLADHFGGKLHLGYMQIREKLAELQEERNKSRKTDRLDDRRSKERSRDRDRESSRDHERGDSRERGRDHDRRSRDRDRHYDRDRGYDRDRDRDSDRTRSYDSRSRRRSRSRSQERSRDYDRHRRHDRY